The following are from one region of the Amycolatopsis sp. QT-25 genome:
- the murC gene encoding UDP-N-acetylmuramate--L-alanine ligase, whose amino-acid sequence MPDTLPDTLGRAHLIGIGGAGMSGIARILLARGAQVSGSDAKESRAFLSLRAQGAEIAVGQRAENLDAFPEGPSSVIVSTAIKESNPELAAARERGITVLHRAEALAGLMAGHRVACIAGTHGKTSTTSMLTVALQQCRLDPSFAIGGDLNESGANAHHGEGGVFVAEADESDGSFLAYSPSVAVVTNVEPDHLDHHGTAEAYVSVFTDFLGRIVPGGLLIVCGDDEGAEELGARASAQGIRVRRYGRSATGAEDAKVLDYVPAPDGGVVRISLRGEEITLRVAVPGEHMALNAIAALLAGIELGAPVEGLAQGLAAFGGVRRRFEFKGRSGDVRVYDDYAHHPTEVDAQLRAVRTAAGPGRVVVVFQPHLYSRTKTFSKEFAAALALADEVVVLDVFGAREKPEPGVSGALIADQISGVPVHYQPAFDVAAKLAADLVGPGDLLVTMGAGDVTQLGPEILAELDRRAG is encoded by the coding sequence GTGCCTGACACTCTCCCCGACACGCTCGGGCGTGCCCATCTGATCGGGATCGGCGGTGCCGGGATGAGCGGGATCGCACGGATCCTGCTGGCCCGCGGCGCCCAGGTCTCCGGATCCGACGCCAAGGAGTCGCGCGCGTTCCTTTCGCTGCGTGCCCAGGGCGCGGAGATCGCCGTCGGACAGCGTGCCGAGAACCTCGACGCCTTCCCCGAGGGGCCGTCCTCGGTGATCGTGTCGACCGCGATCAAGGAGTCCAACCCGGAGTTGGCGGCCGCGCGGGAACGCGGGATCACCGTGCTGCACCGCGCGGAGGCGCTGGCCGGGCTGATGGCGGGCCACCGCGTCGCCTGCATCGCCGGGACGCACGGCAAGACGTCGACGACGTCGATGCTGACCGTCGCGTTGCAGCAGTGCCGGCTCGACCCGTCCTTCGCCATCGGCGGCGACCTCAACGAGTCGGGCGCCAACGCGCATCACGGCGAGGGCGGCGTCTTCGTCGCCGAGGCCGACGAGAGCGACGGGTCGTTCCTGGCCTACTCGCCTTCGGTCGCCGTGGTGACCAACGTCGAGCCGGACCATCTGGACCACCACGGCACGGCCGAGGCGTACGTCTCGGTGTTCACCGACTTCCTCGGCCGGATCGTGCCGGGCGGGCTGCTGATCGTCTGCGGTGACGACGAGGGCGCCGAGGAGCTGGGCGCGCGGGCCTCGGCGCAGGGCATCCGCGTCCGTCGTTACGGGCGTTCGGCCACGGGTGCCGAGGACGCCAAGGTGCTGGACTACGTGCCGGCTCCCGACGGCGGCGTCGTCCGGATCTCCTTGCGGGGCGAGGAAATCACCCTCCGGGTCGCGGTGCCGGGGGAGCACATGGCGCTGAACGCGATCGCCGCGCTGCTGGCCGGGATCGAGCTCGGCGCGCCGGTCGAAGGACTCGCCCAAGGGCTCGCCGCGTTCGGCGGCGTCCGGCGGCGGTTCGAGTTCAAGGGCCGCTCGGGCGACGTCCGCGTGTACGACGACTACGCGCACCACCCGACCGAGGTCGACGCGCAGCTGCGCGCGGTGCGGACGGCCGCGGGGCCGGGCCGGGTCGTCGTGGTCTTCCAGCCGCATCTGTACTCGCGCACGAAGACGTTCTCGAAGGAGTTCGCGGCCGCGCTGGCCTTGGCCGACGAGGTCGTCGTGCTGGACGTCTTCGGGGCGCGTGAAAAGCCGGAACCCGGCGTGAGCGGCGCGCTCATCGCCGACCAGATCTCCGGTGTCCCCGTGCACTACCAGCCCGCGTTCGACGTCGCCGCGAAGCTCGCGGCGGATCTGGTCGGACCCGGCGACCTGCTGGTGACCATGGGCGCCGGCGACGTCACGCAGCTCGGCCCGGAGATCCTGGCCGAGCTGGACCGGCGGGCAGGCTAG
- a CDS encoding NAD(P)H-binding protein, with protein sequence MTILVTGATGSVGRLLVDELVRAGAPVRALTVNPVKAALPEQVEVAKGYLGKPETLPEALKGVETVYLAPLAAKVDDFVKLAKEAGVRRVVALSGSNADDPAENSSGVDYAIIEKAVREADFDWTFLRPGAFMNNTFGWAETIKAERVVREAYPESRMTPIDLADIAAVAAHVILTEGHVGKKYTLSGPEAISQREQVAAISAALGEEVTFQELTREEANKQWAATGIPAEIAEWLLDGFAYFTENPDKPTGVVQELTGRPGVTYAEWAVANVEAFR encoded by the coding sequence GTGACGATCCTGGTGACCGGTGCGACCGGAAGCGTCGGCAGGCTGCTCGTCGACGAACTGGTACGGGCCGGAGCGCCGGTGCGGGCGCTGACCGTCAACCCGGTCAAGGCGGCGCTGCCGGAGCAGGTGGAGGTCGCCAAGGGCTACCTGGGCAAACCGGAGACGCTGCCGGAAGCGCTCAAGGGGGTCGAGACCGTGTACCTGGCGCCGCTGGCGGCCAAGGTGGACGACTTCGTGAAGCTGGCGAAGGAGGCCGGAGTACGCAGGGTGGTGGCGCTGTCGGGCAGCAACGCCGACGACCCGGCGGAGAACTCGAGCGGTGTGGACTACGCGATCATCGAAAAGGCGGTCCGTGAGGCGGACTTCGACTGGACCTTCCTGCGGCCGGGCGCTTTCATGAACAACACCTTCGGCTGGGCGGAGACGATCAAGGCCGAGCGGGTGGTCCGCGAGGCCTACCCCGAATCCCGGATGACGCCGATCGACCTGGCGGACATCGCCGCCGTCGCGGCACACGTCATCCTGACCGAGGGGCACGTCGGCAAGAAGTACACGCTGAGCGGCCCGGAAGCGATCAGCCAGCGCGAACAGGTCGCCGCCATCTCGGCCGCGCTCGGGGAGGAGGTCACCTTCCAGGAGCTCACCCGGGAGGAGGCGAACAAGCAGTGGGCCGCCACCGGGATCCCGGCGGAGATCGCCGAGTGGTTGCTCGACGGTTTCGCGTACTTCACCGAAAATCCCGACAAGCCGACGGGCGTCGTCCAGGAACTCACCGGACGGCCTGGTGTGACCTACGCGGAGTGGGCGGTGGCGAACGTCGAAGCGTTCCGCTGA
- a CDS encoding TetR/AcrR family transcriptional regulator codes for MDFERSLELLWRDRGEARQPTKGRKPKLILDQVISTAVVLADGAGEATVSMSRIAKELGVGTMTLYTYVPGKTELLDLMVDSVLAERNLPGPGDPRPDGWREQVRLYGDRTLAVFRAHPWLRSTSMVRPVLGPGLMAGQEYLIAAVSDLGLGPRKAAAAANSIEIYVQANATLFAETAQVEQETGQSTDAWWGQRMVFWEKYFDVERHPAMTRIWESGGYDADTCEAADETFAFGLERLLDGIEALVTR; via the coding sequence ATGGACTTCGAGCGCAGCCTCGAACTGTTGTGGCGTGACCGCGGCGAAGCCCGGCAGCCGACCAAGGGGCGGAAGCCGAAACTGATCCTCGACCAGGTGATCTCCACCGCCGTCGTGCTCGCCGACGGTGCCGGCGAGGCGACCGTCTCGATGAGCCGGATCGCCAAGGAACTCGGCGTCGGCACGATGACGCTCTACACCTACGTGCCGGGCAAGACCGAACTGCTCGACCTCATGGTGGACTCGGTACTCGCCGAACGAAACCTTCCCGGTCCCGGTGATCCCCGCCCGGACGGCTGGCGCGAGCAGGTGCGGCTCTACGGCGACCGCACGCTGGCCGTGTTCCGGGCGCATCCGTGGCTGCGCTCGACGTCGATGGTGCGACCGGTGCTCGGCCCGGGGCTGATGGCGGGTCAGGAGTACCTGATCGCGGCGGTGTCGGACCTCGGTCTGGGGCCGCGCAAGGCGGCCGCGGCCGCGAACAGCATCGAGATCTACGTGCAGGCCAACGCGACGCTTTTCGCCGAGACCGCGCAGGTGGAGCAGGAGACCGGGCAGTCGACCGACGCCTGGTGGGGGCAGCGGATGGTGTTCTGGGAGAAGTACTTCGACGTGGAACGGCATCCGGCGATGACGCGGATCTGGGAAAGCGGCGGCTACGACGCGGATACCTGCGAAGCCGCCGACGAGACCTTCGCTTTCGGCCTGGAACGCCTGCTGGACGGCATCGAAGCCCTCGTCACCCGCTGA
- the murG gene encoding undecaprenyldiphospho-muramoylpentapeptide beta-N-acetylglucosaminyltransferase: MNNPVRADAAAEVAGKAPVVVVAGGGTAGHIEPALALADAVMRLRPDAKVIALGTERGLENKLVPARGYQLELIPPVPMPRKPTPELLKMPLKVRDAVKRTREVLDRVGADVVVGFGGYVALPAYLAARGRTPIVVHEANEKPGLANKVGARFAVRVAVAVPGTPLAKAEVIGIPLRRSITSLDRAALRAEAREHFGLDPDAPTLLVFGGSQGAVSINGAVSGAAKEFADAGVGVLHAHGPKNTLVVQEFPGRPAYVPVPYLERMDLAYAAADAVLCRSGAMTVAEVSAVGLPAVFVPLPYGNGEQAVNARPAVDAGAGLLVADADLTPAKVAELVIPLVSDAGRVAKMSAAAVGLGHREADETLAKIVLEAAGA, encoded by the coding sequence GTGAACAACCCCGTCAGAGCCGACGCAGCAGCCGAGGTCGCCGGCAAGGCGCCGGTGGTCGTGGTCGCCGGTGGCGGCACCGCAGGGCATATCGAACCGGCGCTCGCCCTCGCGGACGCGGTGATGCGCTTGCGTCCCGACGCGAAGGTGATCGCGCTGGGAACCGAGCGCGGGCTGGAGAACAAACTCGTCCCCGCGCGGGGGTACCAGCTGGAGCTGATCCCGCCGGTGCCGATGCCTCGCAAGCCGACGCCCGAACTGCTGAAGATGCCGTTGAAGGTCCGCGACGCGGTCAAGCGCACCCGTGAGGTCCTGGACCGGGTCGGCGCGGACGTCGTCGTCGGCTTCGGCGGGTACGTCGCGCTGCCGGCGTATCTCGCCGCGCGCGGCCGCACGCCGATCGTGGTGCACGAGGCCAACGAGAAGCCGGGCCTGGCGAACAAGGTCGGCGCGCGATTCGCCGTCCGCGTCGCGGTCGCCGTCCCGGGCACGCCGCTGGCGAAGGCCGAGGTCATCGGCATCCCGCTGCGCCGCTCCATCACCTCGCTCGACAGGGCCGCGCTGCGCGCCGAAGCCCGTGAGCACTTCGGGCTCGACCCCGACGCCCCGACACTGCTGGTCTTCGGCGGATCGCAGGGCGCGGTGTCGATCAACGGCGCCGTTTCCGGCGCGGCCAAGGAGTTCGCGGACGCCGGTGTCGGCGTCCTGCACGCACACGGGCCGAAGAACACGCTGGTCGTCCAGGAGTTCCCCGGACGCCCGGCGTACGTCCCGGTGCCGTACCTGGAACGCATGGACCTGGCCTACGCCGCCGCCGACGCGGTGCTGTGCCGCTCGGGCGCGATGACCGTCGCCGAGGTCTCGGCCGTCGGCCTGCCCGCGGTGTTCGTCCCGCTGCCCTACGGCAACGGCGAGCAGGCGGTCAACGCCCGGCCCGCGGTCGACGCGGGTGCCGGTCTGCTGGTCGCCGACGCCGACCTCACCCCCGCCAAGGTCGCGGAGCTGGTGATCCCGCTGGTGTCCGACGCCGGCAGGGTCGCGAAGATGAGTGCGGCCGCGGTCGGCCTCGGTCACCGCGAGGCCGACGAGACCCTTGCCAAGATCGTGCTGGAGGCCGCAGGTGCCTGA
- the ftsW gene encoding putative lipid II flippase FtsW gives MTAVEDRKRESAPRQRKARERRGRKESPFVAFRTALTAWLSRPLASFHLVLALTGVLTVIGIVMVLSASSVASYNPETGAGVYAQFSKHIMFVAIGAAVFWIGLRIPLERVRRLSATATVVCLGLLVLVLTPLGTELNGSRGWFRFGGFAFQPVEAAKVALAFWGAHILVIKYNIINQWRHLLVPVVPIALLMFALVMMQPDLGGTVTLAVVLLALLWFAGAPKRLFGVILAGGLVGVLVLAIIEPYRLARVLSFVSGDPDTSADGFQANQAKLALADGGLFGKGLGQGQSNWGYLPNVQNDFIFALIGEELGFIGCVVVLGLFAGVAIVGLRIATRNLDPWIRIVSGTLTVFLVAQAGINIGYVVGLLPVTGVTLPLISYGGTSLVITMLIMGILANAARHEPEAVAALRSQGPGKFGRLLRLPAPEPYRPPAKRKGAAARGGAAKAARPAPRTARPSPAQERRRSVREPGRRTAARTAANRGTAKRGTANRRGHR, from the coding sequence GTGACGGCGGTTGAGGACAGGAAGCGTGAGTCCGCGCCACGGCAACGCAAGGCTCGTGAGCGCCGGGGACGCAAGGAAAGCCCGTTCGTCGCCTTCCGCACCGCGCTGACGGCGTGGCTTTCGCGGCCGCTCGCCTCGTTCCACCTGGTGCTCGCGCTCACCGGTGTGCTGACCGTGATCGGCATCGTGATGGTGCTGTCCGCGTCGTCGGTCGCTTCGTACAACCCCGAGACCGGTGCGGGCGTGTACGCCCAGTTCAGCAAGCACATCATGTTCGTCGCCATCGGCGCGGCGGTGTTCTGGATCGGGCTCCGGATTCCCCTGGAACGCGTCCGGCGGCTGTCGGCGACGGCCACCGTCGTCTGCCTCGGGCTGCTGGTTCTGGTGCTGACCCCGCTCGGAACCGAGTTGAACGGCTCCCGGGGCTGGTTCCGGTTCGGCGGGTTCGCCTTCCAGCCGGTCGAGGCGGCCAAGGTCGCGCTGGCCTTCTGGGGCGCGCACATCCTGGTGATCAAGTACAACATCATCAACCAGTGGCGCCATCTGCTCGTCCCGGTCGTGCCGATCGCGCTGCTGATGTTCGCGCTGGTCATGATGCAGCCCGACCTCGGTGGCACGGTCACCCTCGCGGTGGTGCTGCTGGCCCTGCTGTGGTTCGCGGGCGCGCCGAAACGGCTGTTCGGCGTCATCCTCGCGGGTGGTCTCGTCGGGGTCCTGGTGCTGGCCATCATCGAGCCGTACCGGCTCGCGCGGGTGCTGTCGTTCGTTTCCGGCGACCCGGACACCAGCGCGGACGGCTTCCAGGCCAACCAGGCGAAACTCGCGCTCGCCGACGGCGGCCTGTTCGGCAAGGGCCTCGGCCAGGGCCAGTCCAACTGGGGCTACCTGCCGAACGTGCAGAACGACTTCATCTTCGCCCTGATCGGCGAGGAACTCGGTTTCATCGGCTGTGTGGTGGTGCTGGGGCTGTTCGCCGGCGTCGCCATCGTGGGCCTGCGGATCGCCACCCGGAACCTCGACCCGTGGATCCGCATCGTGTCCGGCACGCTGACCGTGTTCCTGGTCGCGCAGGCGGGTATCAACATCGGCTACGTCGTCGGCCTGCTGCCGGTCACCGGGGTGACCTTGCCGTTGATCTCCTACGGCGGGACGTCGCTGGTGATCACCATGCTCATCATGGGGATCCTCGCCAACGCCGCCCGGCACGAACCGGAGGCGGTGGCCGCACTGCGTTCGCAGGGGCCGGGTAAATTCGGACGCCTGCTGAGGCTTCCCGCGCCCGAGCCGTACCGCCCGCCCGCCAAACGCAAGGGCGCCGCGGCCAGGGGAGGCGCCGCCAAGGCGGCGAGGCCCGCGCCGAGGACGGCGAGGCCTTCGCCCGCCCAGGAACGGCGCCGGTCGGTGCGGGAACCCGGCAGGAGGACGGCCGCGCGAACGGCGGCGAACCGCGGTACCGCGAAACGAGGTACCGCAAACCGGAGAGGTCATAGGTGA
- a CDS encoding FtsQ-type POTRA domain-containing protein — protein sequence MTQTGERRRPAEPGRRPRADRTERVERTRRGQRSQARRGRRSGYDRRRITRPARRKELRRRWVAVLSVLTVIALVHLLWFSSMLGVRQVDVLGASSVPAEQIRAAAAVPDQIPMLRLDTDDLRDRVAQMPGIATVDVSRSWPGTIEITVTERAAIAFFDSGPGGDGIHLVDGGGVVFKTVKERPAGLPELKLPSVSADDPVTRAVTGVLGVIPQQLLKQVTTATAKTPGSVEFALADGKTVRWGTSADTERKAKVLAALLTREGKVFDVSAPDLPTVS from the coding sequence ATGACGCAGACCGGGGAACGCCGCCGCCCGGCCGAACCCGGTCGGCGTCCGCGCGCTGACCGCACCGAACGCGTTGAACGCACTCGGCGCGGTCAACGCTCCCAGGCCCGCCGCGGCAGGCGGTCCGGGTACGACCGCCGCCGCATCACCCGGCCGGCCAGGCGCAAGGAGCTGCGGCGGCGTTGGGTCGCGGTGCTTTCGGTGCTGACCGTCATCGCCCTGGTCCACCTCCTGTGGTTCAGCTCGATGCTGGGCGTGCGGCAGGTCGACGTCCTCGGGGCGAGTTCCGTGCCCGCGGAACAGATCCGCGCCGCGGCGGCGGTGCCGGACCAGATACCGATGCTGCGCCTGGACACCGACGACCTCCGCGACCGGGTGGCGCAGATGCCCGGCATCGCCACCGTCGACGTCTCCCGGTCGTGGCCGGGCACCATCGAGATCACCGTGACCGAACGCGCCGCGATCGCCTTCTTCGACAGCGGACCCGGCGGCGACGGCATCCACCTCGTCGACGGCGGGGGCGTGGTGTTCAAGACGGTCAAGGAACGGCCCGCCGGGCTGCCCGAGCTCAAGCTGCCGTCGGTGTCGGCGGACGACCCGGTGACCCGCGCGGTGACCGGCGTCCTCGGCGTGATTCCGCAGCAGCTGCTCAAGCAGGTCACCACCGCGACGGCGAAGACCCCCGGCAGCGTCGAGTTCGCGCTGGCCGACGGGAAGACCGTACGGTGGGGGACCTCGGCCGACACCGAACGCAAGGCGAAGGTCCTGGCCGCCCTGCTCACGCGCGAGGGCAAGGTCTTCGACGTCTCGGCACCCGATCTGCCCACCGTCTCCTGA